The following are encoded together in the Arvicanthis niloticus isolate mArvNil1 chromosome 9, mArvNil1.pat.X, whole genome shotgun sequence genome:
- the Fbxo41 gene encoding F-box only protein 41, with amino-acid sequence MASLDLPYRCPRCGEHKRFRSLSSLRAHLEYSHTYETLYILSKTNSICDGAAAAAAAAAAASGFPLAPEPAALLAVPGARREVFESTSFQGKEQAAGPAPAGPHLLHHHHHHAPLAHFPGDLVPASLPCEELADPGLVPAARYALREIEIPLGELFARKSVASSACSTPPPGPGPGPCSGPASASPASPSPADVAYEEGLARLKIRALEKLEVDRRLERLSEEVEQKIAGQVGRLQAELERKAAELETARQESARLGREKEELEERASELSRQVDVSVELLASLKQDLVHKEQELSRKQQEVVQIDQFLKETAAREASAKLRLQQFIEELLERADRAERQLQVISSSCGSTPSASLGRGGGGSASGPGVRGPGRMREHHAGPAVPSTYAVSRHGSSPSTGASSRVPAASQSSGCYDSDSLELPRPEEGPSEDSGPGGLGSRAQATNGGSERSQPPRSSGLRRQAIQNWQRRPRRHSTEGEEGDVSDVGSRTTESEAEGPSDVPRPGPAVAGPLNSCRLSARPEGGSSRGRRVERGSPSRSNEVISPEILKMRAALFCIFTYLDTRTLLHAAEVCRDWRFVARHPAVWTRVLLENARVCSKFLAMLAQWCTQAHSLTLQNLKPRQRGKKESKEEYARSTRGCLEAGLESLLKAAGGNLLILRISHCPNILTDRSLWLASCYCRALQAVTYRSATDPVGHEVIWALGAGCRDIVSLQVAPLHPCQQPTRFSNRCLQMIGRCWPHLRALGVGGAGCGVQGLASLARNCMRLQVLELDHVSEITQEVAAEVCREGLKGLEMLVLTATPVTPKALLHFNSICRNLKSIVVQIGIADYFKEPSSPEAQKLFEDMVTKLQALRRRPGFSKILHIKVEGGC; translated from the exons ATGGCCTCGCTGGACCTCCCATACCGCTGCCCGCGCTGCGGGGAACATAAGCGCTTCCGGAGCCTGTCGTCGCTGCGCGCGCACCTGGAGTACAGCCACACCTACGAGACGCTCTACATCCTCTCCAAGACCAATAGCATCTGTGATGGCGCGGCCGCCGCTGCAGCCGCTGCAGCCGCAGCCTCTGGCTTCCCGCTGGCACCTGAGCCCGCCGCCCTGCTGGCTGTCCCCGGGGCCCGGCGCGAGGTCTTCGAGAGCACGTCCTTCCAGGGCAAGGAGCAGGCGGCGGGGCCTGCGCCCGCGGGGCCGCACCTGctgcaccatcatcaccaccacgcGCCACTGGCGCACTTCCCCGGTGACCTGGTGCCCGCCAGCCTGCCCTGCGAGGAACTGGCCGATCCAGGGCTCGTGCCCGCTGCGCGATATGCGCTCCGCGAAATCGAAATCCCACTCGGCGAGCTGTTCGCGCGCAAGTCCGTGGCATCCTCGGCCTGCTCGACGCCGCCACCCGGACCTGGCCCTGGTCCTTGTTCCGGGCCCGCTTCTGCATCGCCAGCGTCGCCATCACCTGCGGACGTCGCCTATGAAGAGGGCTTGGCACGCCTCAAGATCCGCGCCCTGGAGAAGTTGGAGGTGGACCGGAGACTAGAGCGGCTGAGCGAGGAGGTGGAGCAGAAGATCGCGGGCCAGGTGGGTCGGCTACAGGCCGAGCTGGAGCGCAAGGCCGCAGAGTTGGAGACTGCACGACAGGAGAGCGCGCGCCTGGGACGCgagaaggaggagctggaggagcgtGCATCTGAGCTCTCGCGCCAAGTGGACGTGAGCGTGGAACTGCTGGCTTCACTCAAGCAGGATCTGGTGCATAAGGAACAGGAGCTGAGCCGCAAGCAGCA GGAGGTGGTGCAGATCGACCAGTTCCTGAAGGAGACGGCGGCTCGGGAGGCCAGTGCCAAGCTGCGGCTGCAGCAGTTCATCGAGGAGCTCCTGGAGCGTGCAGACAGGGCGGAGCGCCAGTTGCAGGTCATCAGTAGTAGCTGCGGCAGCACACCCAGTGCCAGCCTGGGCAGAGGAGGTGGGGGCAGTGCCTCGGGGCCTGGGGTGAGAGGCCCCGGCAGAATG CGAGAACACCATGCAGGCCCAGCTGTGCCAAGCACATACGCCGTATCACGGCATGGCTCCTCTCCCAGCACAGG gGCCTCCAGCCGTGTGCCAGCTGCATCCCAGAGCTCAGGCTGCTATGACAGTGACAGTCTGGAGCTGCCCCGGCCAGAGGAAGGGCCCTCGGAGGACAGTGGCCCTGGGGGCTTGGGTTCACGGGCCCAGGCTACCAACGGTGGTTCAGAGCGGTCCCAGCCCCCTCGTAGTTCAGGCCTACGACGACAGGCCATCCAGAACTGGCAGCGCCGACCGCGCCGTCACAGCACCGAGGGGGAGGAGGGTGACGTCTCAGATGTGGGCTCCCGAACTACTGAGTCAGAGGCTGAAGGACCCTCTGATGTCCCACGCCCTGGACCTGCTGTGGCTGGCCCCTTGAACAGCTGCCGACTCTCAG CCCGCCCTGAAGGAGGCAGCAGTCGAGGCCGTCGAGTGGAGAGAGGTAGCCCCTCACGTTCCAATGAGGTCATCAGTCCAGAGATCCTCAAGATGCGTGCTGCTCTCTTCTGCATCTTCACCTACCTGGACACCCGGACACTCCTACATGCTGCAGAGGTCTGCCGGGACTGGCGCTTTGTGGCCCGCCATCCCGCCGTCTGGACAAGAGTGCTGCTTGAGAATGCCCGAGTCTGTTCCAAG TTCCTGGCGATGTTGGCTCAATGGTGCACCCAGGCTCACTCATTAACATTACAGAACCTGAAGCCCCGGCAGCggggaaagaaggaaagcaagGAGGAGTATGCCCGCAGCACCCG GGGCTGCCTTGAAGCAGGGCTGGAGTCCCTGCTGAAGGCAGCCGGTGGCAACCTGCTGATCCTGCGTATCTCCCACTGCCCCAACATCCTCACTGACCGGTCACTCTGGCTGGCCAGCTGCTACTGCCGTGCCCTGCAGGCTGTCACCTACAG GAGTGCCACGGACCCCGTCGGCCATGAGGTGATCTGGGCCCTAGGTGCAGGCTGCAGAGACATTGTCTCCCTCCAGGTGGCGCCACTTCACCCCTG CCAGCAGCCTACCCGGTTCAGCAACCGTTGCCTGCAGATGATTGGACGCTGTTGGCCCCACCTCCGGGCCCTGGGCGTAGGTGGTGCAGGCTGTGGGGTACAGGGCCTGGCATCACTTG cAAGAAACTGTATGCGGCTGCAGGTCCTGGAACTGGACCACGTGTCAGAGATTACCCAGGAGGTGGCGGCTGAGGTCTGCCGAGAAGGCCTGAAGGGACTGGAGATGCTGGTGCTCACAGCCACCCCTGTCACCCCTAAGGCCCTGCTACATTTTAACA GCATCTGCCGGAACCTCAAGTCCATTGTGGTACAGATTGGGATTGCAGATTACTTCAAAGAGCCCAGCAGTCCCGAGGCCCAGAAACTGTTTGAGGATATGGTGACAAAACTCCAG GCCCTGCGACGGAGGCCTGGCTTCTCGAAGATTCTGCACATCAAGGTAGAAGGTGGCTGCTAA